The Xenopus tropicalis strain Nigerian chromosome 1, UCB_Xtro_10.0, whole genome shotgun sequence DNA segment gtaccctatcccttattaccccttccaaaagttttcctactactgatgtcagactaacaggcctatagttttcaggctgagaacgggatccctttttaaataacggcaccacattagcaatccgccagtctcttggcaccatgccagacctcaatgaatcctgaaaaattaagtgaagaggtttggcaatcacagcgctcagctcatttaataccctgggatgaatcccatccggccctggacctttgtttacctttacatgttcaagtctcttttgaatttcctcccgagtgacccatgcgtcagtagctaaattactagaactgggcatattacaagggaagccttcattatctggctcctcagatgtatagacagatgaaaattacatttatattgaaTGGTTAAACTGGTCTCATTTCTCTGCCAAGCATACAAAGCTAGCTCTGATCCTGGCCTACAGCAGACTTTGACAGCTGTTAGAAATGAGCTCCCCCTGGACAGGGGATTAATGCATGTAACCGGCATCCTCAAAGGGGTGTTGCAGACAAAAGAAAAGGATTTATGTAAACTGAGAACACCCTGTGGCTGCAGCTTCTGGTATATAATGAGGTCTgtggggttttttgtttgttttttttgtccgTTGAACTATAGTTTTTCCTCTTCTCACTTTCAGTTCCCAGATTACTCACTGCCTATTACAGACCCCCTTTCATTTGCATACGTCACTTCAGGCTCATATTGGCAGTTTTCTCTTTAGGGACATGATGTAACAATGTGAAAAAGCAGCGTATACATAGAGCTCTCCATTTCCTCATTACTGATTCTCTTTACAGTTCTTTACAGCTCACTGTATGAGAGTTTAAAAATCCTTCTAAAATCATTGTTTCTGGATTACATCTGCCTACATTTGCATTCTGATTGTTTACCAGGTCATTTGTTTGGGTACTTTACCTCCTGTGTTATCACTGGTAAGGGATGGCAAGTGCGGGTCCAGCTCCTTCTGCATCTGCAGAGAATTCAAGTCCTGGTGGAGCAAGTGGCAGTACCAATGGAGAGGCCAGCAGTCAAGATAGCACATTTGAGTGCAACATATGCCTGGACACCGCAAAAGATGCAGTGATCAGCTTATGTGGTCACCTTTTTTGGTAAGCAGGGTGAGGAAAACTGTAAATTAAGTTATTGCTGTTAGAATTAGCAGAAACAGTGCTTACATAAAGTTTTTTGGGGGATTGGTATACACCGTTTTGATACAAGTGTTTAAAGAGGAGACTGCATCCTTATAAGAACAGTGTAATTTGTCTGCAGAATGCCCTCCCTTGAACCCAGCCCCTTACCAAGTATGTCACCCTGCAGTCCTCTTCACACAATCAGTCATACAAGTTAGCACTCCTGTACCTGAATGTGCAGCCTTAACGACAGAATAGGCACTACAGATACCATTAGGCATAGACCATGCACAGAAGCATAATAGGCTCTGATGGGCAGCACATGCATATTGGCAGTGCTCTCAGATATTTGAGTTCTAGATGGTAAGAGTGATTATAAGAAGAGAACTACGGGATGATATAATGGGTAAGGGACTAACGAGTACTCTACTGAAAATACACTCTGCCTTTTGTTGTCCTTTAAGTCTAGTTCTTTAATGAtgtaatatagtatagtatacacTTTTTTAAAGTGCAAGTAAAATTAAATCTATCCCTTTCTTTTTTCATGCCCAGTTGGCCATGTTTGCATCAGGTAAGCTtgcttgtttgttttgtttttaaaaaaatgttttattgtttcataAAATTGTGCAAAGGAAAAGGGATAGAATTAGGGAACTTTGCCAAAAAACTGGATGTCCTCTTGTATAGCTGTTCTCAATgtatgaaatatatgaaacagGTTTCATTCCTTAATGTTGTCAGTGGGTTGTGTTTGTTGTAGGTAGCATTTTCTTGTCTGTATACCAGAAACACAAAAAGTCTAtacgggtataggatctattatccagaatacttggcacctggggttttctgaataagagatctttccattatttggttCACCATGCATCTgctaaacacaataggattgttttgacttcTGTGTGGCatggtacatttttattattacaaagaaaaggaactcatttttaaaaattacagtaATTCCCTTaaaataaaggaacagtaacaccaaaaaatgaaagtgttttaaagtaattaaaatataatgtacagttgccctgcgctggtaaaactggtaagtttgcaacagaaacgctactatagcttatataaataagctgctatgttaacacgggggcagccactgaagctgggaaaaaggagaaaaggcacaggcacatagcagataacagataagctttgtagaatataatggggttttatctgttatctgctaagtaacctgtgccttttctcctgtaaatggctgcccccatggctacacagaagctttatttatataaactatagtagtctttctaaggaaaacacaccagttgtaccagtacagggcagcattacattatatagcaattacttttatacactttcattttttggtgttactgtccctttaaaatgaagatggccttcctgtatctttgtgctttctggataaagggtttgcagataagggatcctatacctatatctACAGCAGATagaatattagcagttttaggccTTTATTTTATGTGTTGTGTTTTTATCCTCAGTGGCTGGAAACTCGACCAAACCGGCAGGTGTGTCCAGTCTGCAAAGCTGGAATCAGCCGTGAGAAAGTCATACCGCTGTATGGAAGAGGAAGCACTGGGCAGGAAGATCCCAGGTAGGAATTTAAAGGAGTATTGTTTAGTTTGTTGTGGCTTTGGGAAACAGTTAGTAGCAACTCTCTATTCTTTGCCACAGAGACTGCTTTTCAGAAGTCATAGAGCCAAAACTCTGTGACTGTAAAAACAATCTGCTGGGTTTAACACACACGGTAGTTTAGTTTATTATATAGTCCACTAGTTGCAATTTCACTAACCAAATTGTCTTCATGCAAATCTAATTTCCACAGAGAAAAAACCCCTCCACGTCCTCAAGGGCAGAGACCAGAACCAGAAAACAGGGTGAGTACTATGAGTCACATGATGAAATTATTGCCTTTTATCTGTAATTCTGCACTGACTCATGGGTATTGTTGGTTATCATATAATGAGGTTCCCAAGGGATAAACTAATTAACACTAACAAGCTGAACTAGTACACACATTGCTTCCTGTCATTTTTTAGGCATTGGTTTTCGCCTATGCAGATCTAAATAGGAATAAAATAGATTTATttgtactttatatatttatattagtacAGGCACTTACACAGCAAACTTTACACATAGCATGCAGCAAACCACTTATCAAATTAGCTGTATTGCATTAAAGCCACAAGATTCAGCACTTTGTTTTGTTCAATTACTAGAAGACATTACAAGACTTCTTTTGTTAATTTTGGACGGTCTTAAACCTCCAGACCAGCAATAGAAGAAGCTCAGTCAGAGGCTGTGTCGACTTCTCTTTGATAATAGCACCAGTCAGTGATATCTGCTAAAAGCTAAAGCACTGAAATTGAATGATCTTAATTAGaggttataaatcccataaatctaataaatccgaaacatcctataaaccctctcacagagatggagacttttccagttgtgtactctgcataacacaataatttatgaggAGAGCGTACTGTCCTTAACTCTTAGCAACtgaatacaacttcattagttgtagttttaggtgtagttgtagttatagtttttactgtatgtatacttccttattgggatatatcaatttattatagtaaaaatattgctctatatttttggtgaagcaaaatttcttaatgatacagcttgactatgttcaatcaatccttagatggatgcgacccctaggatctcagtagGGCGGTTTTAGTCCCCCATTTCCTACTAGACTCCGCTCCACATTGACAGCAGTCCATTTGGATTACGTAGTCCAAAATACGCTTTAgtgatgttttggttttttttatttttttttgtagttagaGATGTGTCAGTTTATACGCGTTTTGCACGTTTGAACTTACATGTTTTCAATGCGTGATTAGTATATGcgtataaatatacgtgtacataacaaatttcttaagcaacaatattaaattatattatatcatatcctattttatcatatgttgaccaatactgaatgtataagttttcaacggctgtttttatttgtactgcagattatttttctgcataatgtaaatattaatgtttgaaaatattttaatgccttttatttggctataatgtttaaaaaaatcccaataaaaattattgaaactaaAAGCTAAAGCACTGAAGTCTTGAGGGTCTTTATGTTGACTGCATACCATAGAAGATATTAATTTGTTAGATCATTTGTCCATTAATATTTTGCCGCAGTTTCTCAGTAGCAAGTAATCGTCAACTCATGCTTATTATTCTGACTGTATTTTCACATTTTCAATTTGTTTCGATGTCAAGTAACCAAGAATCTGAGTGCTTGAAAATTATGGTTCACGAAGGGCTAACCTGAAGGAAGGGGATGGGGCACAGAGGTTAAAAGGGAAGATGTAAGGATGCTAGAGGAAATTGTAGAGGTAATAGTGGAAGATAACAAAGAACAGAAAAGCAATGTGGATAAAAGTTAAAAAGACTAAACAAGGGGTTGGGTGATTAAAAAGGGAATAGGTGAGAGAA contains these protein-coding regions:
- the rnf185 gene encoding E3 ubiquitin-protein ligase RNF185 isoform X1 translates to MASAGPAPSASAENSSPGGASGSTNGEASSQDSTFECNICLDTAKDAVISLCGHLFCWPCLHQWLETRPNRQVCPVCKAGISREKVIPLYGRGSTGQEDPREKTPPRPQGQRPEPENRGFQGFGFGDGGFQMSFGIGAFPFGIFATAFNINDGRPPPAVPGTPQYVDEQFLSRLFLFVALVIMFWLLIA
- the rnf185 gene encoding E3 ubiquitin-protein ligase RNF185 → MPGHRKRCSDQLMWSPFLWLETRPNRQVCPVCKAGISREKVIPLYGRGSTGQEDPREKTPPRPQGQRPEPENRGFQGFGFGDGGFQMSFGIGAFPFGIFATAFNINDGRPPPAVPGTPQYVDEQFLSRLFLFVALVIMFWLLIA